DNA sequence from the bacterium genome:
GTGGGCCGGGGAGTTATCTGACCAGGAAGGAGGCGGCCCATTGGGACGGTAAGGATAATGATGGGAAGGGGGTGGCCAGTGGGATATATCTTTATCAGCTTCGGGCTGGACCTTATATCTCGACCAGAAAGATGATCATACTCAAATGATTGCGGATTGCAGATTTCGGATTGCAGATTGAAAAATAAATCTCTCGCAAAGGCGCAAAGGCGCAAAGGCGCAAAGACGCAAAGGCGCAAAGGCGCAAAGATAAAACAAATAAGGAGGTAGATGGAATGAAGAGGTATCAAATCTTGACCCTGATGGGTATTCTGTTAGTTGGGCTGTCCAAGATGGCCCTGGCGGCTGATTGGTGGGATACCAGCTACTCTTACCGGCGGCAGATAGAGATTTCAATTATTGCCTCAGGTATCCATGAACTGGAAGCCGGTTATTCATGTAGTGTTACGCTGGATACGACTGATGGAAGCAGGTTTCAGCCTGATGGGGATGATCTTAGAGTAATTTACTGGAACGGAAGTTCTAATGTAGAGTTACATAGAGATGTAATAGGCCCGAATTCTACCAATACCAAAGTCTGGTTTGCCACTCAGAGATCTATTTTTAACCCAGCTGCGGGCCCAGGCATAGATAACAACTATTACCTTTACTATGGGAACCCAGGCGCCAGTAATCCGCCGGCTAATCTTAACAATGTGTATATCTTCGGCGACGATTTTGAGTCAGGGCTGGGACAATGGAGCTACTATAACGGTCAGGTGAGCACCTCCTCAGATGTGGCAGTTAGAGGTAACAAGAGCTTAAAAATAGACAATACCCGGAACAGCACCCATGATCAAATTTATATTAATAAGAGCTTTCCTTCCACCACCATCAAAGTAGATTACTATCTTCAAGGAGTCCAGACAACAGGTGCCTCTATGACGCATAATTTCCACCAGGGCGATACCCTGCCTACCCCTGACCAGGCCTACGGTCATTCTTCGACTATAAGCTGGTCGCAGTGGGATAACAAGAGCAAGATGGAATATTACGATGGTAGCTGGCACTCTTTTTATTCCCCTCTTCAGGCCAATTACTGGTATCATTTAGAGGAGTATTTCTATTTTAATTCAAGAAAGATGATGATAGAGGTGGATGGGGCAACTAAAGTTAATGACGAGACTGGGCTTATTCTCCAGCCGACGAGTGGGGTTAAATATTTTCGATTCTGGGCCTATGATGGTGAGCCAGGTAAGTTTTATATTGATGAGATCAGGATCCGTAAATACATTGACCCGGAGCCAACGACCTCACCTGGGACCGAAGAGTCTCAAGGACCATCTCCTTTAACTATTACTACCACCAGCTTGCCTTCAGGGACAGTGGGGACAGCTTATTCTCAGACAGTCTCAGCTACTGGGGGGACGACACCCTACACCTGATCAATCAGCGCCGGCTCTCTTCCGGGTGGTCTATCTTTAAATAGCTCAACAGGCGTTATTTCGGGCACACCTACCACCGCCGGCACCTCGACCTTCACGGTGCGGGTCCAGGACTCAAGCTCGCCAGTCCAGACAGATGATCAAGCCCTCTCCATCATCATCAATCCGGCTACCTTGACTATTACCACCACCAGCGTGCCTTCAGGGACAGTGGGGACAGCTTATTCTCAGATAGTCTCAGCCACTGGAGGGACGACACCCTACACCTGGTCAATTCTCTCCGGCAGTTTACCTCCAGGTCTGAGTTTGACTCCAGGGACTCCGAATGCTACCATTTCTGGCACCCCGACTACTGCCGGGACCTATAATTTCACTGTCCGAGTGACTGATGCCGCTTCCCAGACAGACGATCAACCCCTCTTTATTACCATTAATCCGGCCGGTGGCATTCCCATTAAGGTTGTTGCTCCTTCTTCTACTCCGGCTGATTCTGAATTCGAGGTTGAAATTCAGGTAGGGGACGCTGGCCATCCGGTCTCTAACTTCTTTGGGCTCTCCTTTTGCCTTAATTATAGTCCGGCTGGGAATGTAACCGAGGTTGTATCTGTAGACACGGAACCAGGATTCCTGGGGAACGATCAGACCAACCATGATGAAGCAAATACTACAACAGGCACGATAAGAATAGGGGTGAGTCGAAAGAGACCGGCCTCCGGAGTGAGTGGCTCCGGCGTGGTGGCCAGAATAAGGCTGAGGGCCTCGGCTTATGCGGCCGGACAGACAGTCACTTTCAGTCTGAGCGATGTAGATGCCCGAGACCCAAATGGGGGGGTGATTTCACTTAACCCTGTTTCCGATTCAATTACGATAACTGATTTTGTGGTCTGGCCCGGGGATACGGACAATAATGGGGTGGTTAATGAGTTAGACATCTTTCCGGTGGCTAACTACTGGCTCTCTACCGGGGCAGCCAGAAGTGATAATGGTTTCACCTGGGGGGCTCAAAGAGCTACTCCCTGGACCCCGGCGGAGGCAACTTATGCTAATGCCAATGGCGATGGCCAAGTAAGTGAAAAAGAGGTAGTAGTGATTGGTGTCCACTGGGGACGGACCCATGGGGGCGGCAGTCCAGCCCCGGGCAGAGAGATCTTATCCGCCGAGATAAACCATGCCAGAAATCTGGAGGCCTATCGGGCCATGTATCGCTTACTGGAAGATAGTCCGAAGTCAGAGGCGGTAACCAGGATGAAAGACCTTTTGGCTTCCTTGATTGACCTGGGCTTGAGGGGGCAGATCACGGGGAGAACCGGTCTGGCCCAGAACTACCCCAATCCGGTCAATCCTGAGACCTTTATTCCCTTCACCCTGGATTCAAAAAGTGAAGTAAAGATTCTGATCTATGATTTAGCGGGGCAATTGGTAAGGACTCTGGATATGGGCGAGAGAGAGTCAGGAGCTTACTTCACCCAGAAGGAGGCGGCCTATTGGGATGGAAAAGATGAGGCTGGCCGGGAGGTAGCCAGTGGGGTGTATTTCTGCCAGCTTCAGGCCGGGGATAAGATCTTTACTAAAAGGATGATTGTAGTTAAATAATAAAATAAGCGTAACTGCTCGGGTAGATAGACTGAAGACTTAAGACTGAAGGCTAAAGACTGAAGGCTAAAGGCTGAAGGCTGAAGGCTGAAGGCTGAAGGCTGAAGGCTGAAGGCTGAAGGCTGAAGGCTGAAGACTTAAGACTGAAGGCTGAAGGCTGAAAGCTGTCCCTAAAAGCCTTCGGTCTTCAAAGAAGGGCTGAGTAATTACAAATAAGCATAGATTACGGAGCATTGAGCCGGGGGTAATATTTTATCTTCATAGCTCAGTGCTCCGGGTTTCAGGCTTCTTCGTGTTCTACGCTCTTTATTCAGCGCTAAGAGGTGGTGAAAAAGTTGACAAGGATCGCCTATATATTTTCTCTGGCAGCTCTTTTAATCATCTGCTTTCTATTCGGTTGTGGCAGGAATCCTGTTGGAACTAAGTCAGAAGCAAGTATCTATGATCTTGAAGTAAGGCCTGCCTCGACAAAGGCTACCATAAGCTGGAAGACTGATATAGCCACTGTCTCGGAAATAGAATATGGCCCTCGCCTTAATTACAGTTACCAAGCAAAGGATGAGGGGACGGTCAGGTTCAAGCATGCCCTTGAAATCACAGGACTCATACCAGAGACCGAATATTTCTTCAGAATCGTTGGTGGAGAAGCCACTGGGTTTAGCTTTGTTACTTCATCAGAAGGATTGACCCTCAAGATTGACCCATGTCTGAAACAGGTGCAGGTAGGAGAAACCTTTCTCCTGGATATATGGGTGGAAAAGGTAAGCCACCTTTCAGAAGTAGGCTTAAGGTTCCATTTTGATCCAGCCGTGCTTGAGGGATTAGGAATTAGTTTCGGCGAATTCCTGGGAGATAACATACTTTCTCTCCCTAACACTTATGATCTGAAAGAGGGGATTATGGGTATTGGAATGGCCATAAAGAGGATCAAGCCTGGCGGAGAAAGAAAGGAGGTAAGTGGTTCAGGAATAGTAGCTCGACTTAGTTTCTCAGCCAGAGTTGCCGGGGAAACAGAGATTATTATCGATCGAGACAAGAAGGTATTGGCCCTTAAGAAACAGGACGGAAGGTCGTCCGTGGATGGCTTTGACCACCTTTTCCTGGGTTCGGCTCAAGTTATAGTAAATCCCTAACGATTTGACGCGCCGTGGAAGTTTTGGGATAGACTACTCAAAGCTTACGGACTTCAGCCGTTCGGCAGAGGGATACCCATTGACTGTAACGGACGGCCTTTTCGACTCTGCGGTGGAAATTGTGCAAGGCAGCGTGAACGATTGGAGTCCCGGGGGAATATGGGGGACGTTGGTGTAGTAAACAAATAACAGGTAGGAGTAAATTGCTTTCTCCACCAACGTCCCCCTTTTCCAACGTCCCCCTTTTCCTCCTTTTCCTGATACCTGAGGGCGTTTACCCCTCGAATCCACGTTGAGCCAAAAACGTAAAAAACAGAGGAGGCGATCAAGAAAAGATGGAGGATTTGAGATTAAAGGTAGTTGACAAATAGGGGGGATATGATAAAATGGTGCTCAGTTTGAAGGGAAAGAATCAAGTTGAATGGCAAATCGGATTTGTTGGGATGGTTCACTTTACTGTGAAAGCTTGCGGCTGAGGGGTAGGGTGGGCACTGCCCACCAAAAAGGCGTAGATGGCGAATAGATTGGGGGGTAATGCCCACCCTACTTCTGCGGAAGGTTAACCGCGCCTAAAGTTTCACAAGAAAATGGATGATTTTGAACCGTCCCGATTTGTTTCAATTTGCAGTCTGCGATCCGAAATGAAAGAGGAAGCAAGGATGCACGGATTTTGGATGCGGGGGAAAGGTTTTAAGTCTGCAATCCGAAATCTCGGGTACCCACGAAGTGGGTGCGCAATCCAAATGAAAGGAGATGAAGAAGATGGCAAGAAAATCCGGAAAGTGGATATTGGTGGGGAGTTTGGTCTCAATCCTGATGATGGGGGGGCTGGGGCTGCCTATGGAGAAAAAAGCTGCTAAGAGTGAGGAGCCAACTTTGCAAGAAGGAGTCCAGACAGAAGCTGCGGCAGAGGTTAAAGAAAGCCCAGCGATAGTAAAAGGTAAGAAGAGTCAACCAGCAGCCGAGGCTAAAGGTGAATCAGTTAAGCTTGAGGAATCAAAAATAGTAGAGCTTAAGCTAATTATGGAGTATAAGTTTGATGAGCCAACTATTGATGTGATCTTCGGTAAGTCAGAGGTAACGGTAAAAGAGGCAAGAGCTTTGGGGATGAAGGAGTTGGAAAGAAAAAGAGCTGAAGAAAAGGTGAAAGTTCTCTATCCAAAGGTGATGGATACAAAGAATGTAATTAAGTTTTTAGATAAAGAAGGAAAAGTGATTAAGGAAATTAGAAAGGGTAGGGAAGATTCAATAGATACGTATCTACCTGAGCAAAGAGAAGAAATCAAAAGATGGTTAGCTATGAAAGAGTTTGAAGAGACCGCAAGGACGTATGATTACACAATTTCCCCTAAAGGGGATATCATCTTAGAAACTCAAGAGATTTATTATGCCACTAAAAACTGGGGCATGTCTAGATTTTGGAATGACATGACAAAGATATATAACATAGACGGAAATTATCTGGGAGAGATAGAAAGAGAAAGGTGGCCTCTATTTATATCACCAAATGAAAAATATATTGTTGCTTTAAATCATACTGGAGGAGAAGTGTTTACAGGAGAGGTATACTTTTATGATATTAATGGAAATTTGTTAAAAGAACACAATTTTAAGAGTGAAGAAGCATATGGAGTGGATTTTTCAGAAGATGGCAATTATGCCGGGATATTATTTGGGCCTTCCTATATCTATAGATTATTTAACATTCAAGGATATCTTCTGTGGGAATATGATTTTGAAGGAAAAACCCCTTATTTTATTTCAATCCATAATAGCGCCAGATATATTACTTGGTACACGAGTGATAAATTATTTTCGCTTATTGATAAAAAAGGTAATTTGATTTGGTCGTTACCAAATATAGAAGGGGATTTAGTAAAGTGCAATTTAAATAAAAATATCTTGATTTTATTTGATGTAGAAAGAACACGAGAACGTCGTGTAAAGGGCTTAGATTTTGCAATCGTTGGCTATATAATAAACCTCCAAACAGGAGAGATAATTGATTATATTAAAAATTTACCCGAAGGAATTGAGATGTGGAGTATCGAAGAAGATGAATTTATTATAAAGTCTCGTGAAAATCATTATTATCTGTACAAAATTACTGGAAAAGGGGTGGGAAAATGATATTTTTGAGATATAGTAAAATAAGTCTTACCATAATTTTGTTTTCATCCTTTGTTTTATCAAATTTATCTTTTGCTTTACAATGGCCAATAAACAGTGCTGATGATCCATTAAATTATAATACAGTCAATTGTACATTTGGTGAGATCCATCCAACAAATGGGGACCACTTCCATGGAGCTATTGATATAGATTGTACTAACAATCCTGCACCACCAGCCAGAGCAGTAGAACCTGGTGTAATACCACCAGATGGAATAGGAAGTATATCTGTAACAGTAGAGCATGGGGCACAGAAAAAAACAAGATATCTTCATATAACTCCTAATGCTAACCTTCAACCAGGTGATACAATAGACACAGGAGATTCTCTTGGTACTGTAAATGGCCATTTGCATTTTGAGATGTGGTATCAAGACGGTGGTACATGGTACAGAGTTAATCCATTAGTAAATGACGCTGGTTGGGCATTAGAAGGTCCCTTAGATAATGCGGATCCAGAAATAAATGATGTTAT
Encoded proteins:
- a CDS encoding putative Ig domain-containing protein yields the protein MSAGSLPGGLSLNSSTGVISGTPTTAGTSTFTVRVQDSSSPVQTDDQALSIIINPATLTITTTSVPSGTVGTAYSQIVSATGGTTPYTWSILSGSLPPGLSLTPGTPNATISGTPTTAGTYNFTVRVTDAASQTDDQPLFITINPAGGIPIKVVAPSSTPADSEFEVEIQVGDAGHPVSNFFGLSFCLNYSPAGNVTEVVSVDTEPGFLGNDQTNHDEANTTTGTIRIGVSRKRPASGVSGSGVVARIRLRASAYAAGQTVTFSLSDVDARDPNGGVISLNPVSDSITITDFVVWPGDTDNNGVVNELDIFPVANYWLSTGAARSDNGFTWGAQRATPWTPAEATYANANGDGQVSEKEVVVIGVHWGRTHGGGSPAPGREILSAEINHARNLEAYRAMYRLLEDSPKSEAVTRMKDLLASLIDLGLRGQITGRTGLAQNYPNPVNPETFIPFTLDSKSEVKILIYDLAGQLVRTLDMGERESGAYFTQKEAAYWDGKDEAGREVASGVYFCQLQAGDKIFTKRMIVVK